The genome window TGGGCTTTTACTTCGCCCAATACCGCTCCGATCTGCTGAACCAAGAGCGGGGCTAACCCCTCGGTGGGCTCGTCTAGGAGCAGGATAGAAGCCCCCATACGCAGCACCCGGGCGATGGCCAGCATCTGCTGTTCGCCGCCGGAGAGTTTGCTGCCGGGGTGGCGGCGGCGCTCTTTGAGCCGGGGGAAGAGGCGGTAGATGCGCTCGAGGCTCCAGGGCTCGGGGCCTACCACCGGGGGCAGGATCAGGTTCTCTTCCACCGAGAGGCTGGCGTAGATACCCCGATCCTCGGGCACCCAGCCCAGCCCCAACCTGGCCCGAAGGTGCGGGGGAAGAGGGGAGAGGTCGCGCCCGTCCAGCTGTATTTGTCCTTGCACGCTGCGGTGCAGG of Meiothermus sp. Pnk-1 contains these proteins:
- a CDS encoding ABC transporter ATP-binding protein, with amino-acid sequence MLRVQGLKAWYGEAQVLFGVDLEVNEGEAVTLVGRNGAGKTTTLKSIIGLHRSVQGQIQLDGRDLSPLPPHLRARLGLGWVPEDRGIYASLSVEENLILPPVVGPEPWSLERIYRLFPRLKERRRHPGSKLSGGEQQMLAIARVLRMGASILLLDEPTEGLAPLLVQQIGAVLGEVKAHGISILLVEQNLRFASQVADRHYLLAQGQVVEVLDNSQIALKERELLQHLGI